The genomic window TTGCCGTTGACCTGAGGAGCCCCGGGGGCCGTATCGACCATTGCGGGCCTGCCGGAGAGGGGTGGAATACTCACTTGGATCGCACGGACTTTCGACAGAAATCGGCACACATTCCGGTGGCGCGGGAAGGGGTTCCGTTCATTGTTGCGGGGATGTTCGTCACCTTTGTTGCCGCGATTTTGGGATGTTCGTTCCTTGCCTGGGTTCTGACGGCGGTGACTTTACTCGTTGGGCATTTTTTCCGCGATCCCGAGCGGGTGGCCATGGCGGGCGATCGAGAACTGGTCTCCTGCGCCGACGGGAAGGTGATCGCCATCGACAGGGTAGAGTCGGCGCGGTTCATCCCGGGACCGCGTCTGCGGATCAGCATTTTCATGTCCGTGTTCGATGTTCATGTGAATCGCATTCCCTG from Syntrophobacter fumaroxidans MPOB includes these protein-coding regions:
- a CDS encoding phosphatidylserine decarboxylase family protein, producing the protein MDRTDFRQKSAHIPVAREGVPFIVAGMFVTFVAAILGCSFLAWVLTAVTLLVGHFFRDPERVAMAGDRELVSCADGKVIAIDRVESARFIPGPRLRISIFMSVFDVHVNRIPCSGIVRGVCYQKGRFLAANRAAAGRENEQNWLWIRTDEGADIVLTQVAGLIARRIVCWPGADDKVVRGERFGMIRFGSRMDVYVPEDSEFLVSRGQHVYGGETALCRLK